From Triticum aestivum cultivar Chinese Spring chromosome 4A, IWGSC CS RefSeq v2.1, whole genome shotgun sequence, a single genomic window includes:
- the LOC123083696 gene encoding katanin p80 WD40 repeat-containing subunit B1 homolog KTN80.3: MDKVDVGSKDTESDDLTCQIFLPRRNGAVQIVIPEETREDVKHGSVYRSGFSGSAESNTSHRNDNYVPRMCKPRDNCYIEVSRAGRTRSIVSNWEGRDQSPSHEEPTTSNSALGAPRGRIYSSRGSTQAAETNIVTSEKDVLSVLIEEHDLFLSSTRSRLTKLQILHQMWQRNDIRGVFSTLEKMSGHVVCADMASVMMEKSKAIALDLCTTILPVLADLLESKTDR, from the exons ATGGACAAAGTTGATGTGGGAAGCAAAGATACTGAAAGTGATGACCTTACTTGTCAAATATTTCTTCCTCGGAGGAATGGTGCTGTTCAAATAGTGATTCCCGAAGAAACTCGTGAAGATGTAAAACATGGTTCAGTTTACAGGTCAGGATTTTCAGGTTCAGCAGAATCAAATACGAGCCACCGGAATGATAATT ATGTTCCTAGAATGTGTAAGCCAAGAGATAACTGCTACATTGAAGTTTCAAGAGCAG GAAGAACAAGATCAATTGTTTCTAATTGGGAAGGCAGGGATCAGTCCCCAAGTCATGAAGAACCAACAACAAGCAATTCAGCGTTGGGGGCTCCTAGAGGCCGAATATATTCATCT AGAGGAAGCACTCAAGCAGCTGAAACTAATATCGTAACTAGCGAGAAAGATGTTTTATCTGTTCTAATCGAAGAGCATGATCTATTTTTGAGTTCAACACGGTCACGCCTGACAAAATTGCAG ATTCTGCACCAAATGTGGCAAAGAAATGACATCAGGGGTGTTTTCTCAACGCTCGAGAAGATGTCTGGTCATGTT GTATGTGCTGATATGGCAAGTGTTATGATGGAGAAAAGCAAAGCCATCGCACTAGATTTATGTACCACTATCCTGCCTGTCCTTGCTGACCTTCTGGAGAGTAAAACTGACAGGTAG